A part of Miscanthus floridulus cultivar M001 chromosome 6, ASM1932011v1, whole genome shotgun sequence genomic DNA contains:
- the LOC136460233 gene encoding uncharacterized protein yields MSGHGKGLDKGGTKRHRKVLYNNIQGITKPAIRRLARRGGVKRISELIYEETRGVLKIFLENVIRDAVTYTEHARCKTITAMDVIYALKRQGCTLYGFGG; encoded by the coding sequence ATGTCTGGGCACGGCAAGGGCCTAGACAAGGGCGGCACGAAGCGTCACCGGAAGGTGCTCTACAACAACATCCAGGGGATCACGAAGCCGGCGATCCGGAGGCTGGCACGGAGGGGCGGCGTGAAGCGCATCTCCGAGCTCATCTATGAGGAGACCCGCGGCGTGCTCAAGATCTTCCTCGAGAACGTCATCCGCGATGCCGTCACCTACACCGAGCACGCTCGCTGCAAGACCATCACCGCCATGGACGTCATCTATGCGCTCAAGCGCCAGGGCTGCACCCTCTACGGCTTTGGCGGCTAG